A region of the Amycolatopsis sp. cg13 genome:
GACGACCCGGCGCGCCGCTGGTACCACCTCGACTACGAGGAGGACACCGGCGTCTCCACCGGGCTGGCCGAGCGGATCCAGCGGCTCTACCCGGAGGTCGCGCTGATCGACGTGCCGGAGGACATCCTCTACAACGCCCGCTTCGGCCCCAACGCGTTCCGGAAGTTCTTCGACGGCGGCGGAGAAGCGGCCGATCCGCTGCCCGCCGAGGCGAAGCTGTCGCTGGCCGACGGGGTCGTGCTGCATCGCGTCCTGGTCGCCAACTCCGGCGCGGTCCACTTCGGCGACGCCGAGTCCTCGCACGCGGGTTTCGAGAAGTCTCATCTGGCGATCACGATTGCCCTCGATCGCAATCACTCGCGTGTGCACCCGTTGGGGGACAACGAGGAGAAGGTCCTGCGCCGGTTGGCCGAAGGTGATGCGCGCGCCGGCGAACTGCATTCCACTGTGGACGCACTGGTGGCGAAAAGCTTGGTGACGGTTCAGGACGGTGCCGGTGCCTGACCCGGACACCCGGGGGCCGGGCCGCTACCTGTGGTGGCTGGTGCGGTGCCAACCCGGCCGGGTGCTGTCCGGCGGGCTGGTCAGCGCGGCGTGGATGGGCTGCCTGATGCTGCCGCCGTACTTCCTGTCCCGTGCCGTCGACGAGGGGCTGCGCGGCGGAAGCATGGCCGCGTTGCTGGGCTGGGCAGCCGCGATCGTGGGCATCGGCGCGGTGAACGCGACGCTGGAGACGGTGCGGCACCGCACCATGACCCAGGTCCGGATGGACGCTTCTTTCCGTACCGTGCGGGCCTTGACGCGTCAGGCCGTCGAGGTCGGCGCGACCCTGCCGCGGAAGGTTTCGGCGGGCGAGGCGGTCAGCATCTCGGCGACCGACGTCATGCGGATCAGTTGGGCGCTGACGGTCACCGGCCCCGGTTTCGGCGGCATCGTGGCGTTCGCGGTGGTCGCGGTGCTGCTGTTCTCGGTGTCGCCTTTGCTGGCGCTCGTGGTTCTGCTCGGGGTGCCGCTGCTGGTCGTGCTCACCGGACCGCTGCTGCGGCGGCTCCAGCACGTGGAGACCGAGTACCGGCGACAGGAGGCGGCGCTGACGACCCGGGCCGCGGATATCGCCGGGGGATTGCGGGTGCTGTGCGGAATCGGCGGAAAGGACCGGTTCGCGGGCGGTTACCGGCGTGCTTCGCAGGCGCTGCGCGCGGAGGGCAACCGGATCGGCGCGGTGATCAGCTGGATCCAGGCGCTCGGAGTCGGCCTGCCCGCGCTGTTCCTGGGCGCGGTCACGTGGATCGCGGCGCGGATGACCGCGGCGGGGGAGATCACGATCGGCGAGCTGGTCGCGGTGTACGGGTATGTGGCCGTGCTGGTGGTGCCGGTGTCGTACTTCATCGAGGGCGCGGGGGACATCAGCCTCGGGTTGGTGGCCGCGCGGCGGGTGGTGCGGATCTTGTTGCTGCGCCCGGAGGTCGCCTCGCGCGCCGGTGCGGTTTCGGGCCCGCCGGGGCAAGCACCGATGGCTGACGGCGCCTCTGGGCTGGAGGTGCGCGCGGGGGAGTTCCTGGTGCTCGCGACCTCGACGACGGCCGGAGCCGCCGCGGTCCTGGAACGACTCGCCCGGCTCACGGATTCGGACGTCCGTTGGGGCGACGTTCCGTTGGGCGCGGTCTCGCTGGCG
Encoded here:
- a CDS encoding ABC transporter transmembrane domain-containing protein translates to MPDPDTRGPGRYLWWLVRCQPGRVLSGGLVSAAWMGCLMLPPYFLSRAVDEGLRGGSMAALLGWAAAIVGIGAVNATLETVRHRTMTQVRMDASFRTVRALTRQAVEVGATLPRKVSAGEAVSISATDVMRISWALTVTGPGFGGIVAFAVVAVLLFSVSPLLALVVLLGVPLLVVLTGPLLRRLQHVETEYRRQEAALTTRAADIAGGLRVLCGIGGKDRFAGGYRRASQALRAEGNRIGAVISWIQALGVGLPALFLGAVTWIAARMTAAGEITIGELVAVYGYVAVLVVPVSYFIEGAGDISLGLVAARRVVRILLLRPEVASRAGAVSGPPGQAPMADGASGLEVRAGEFLVLATSTTAGAAAVLERLARLTDSDVRWGDVPLGAVSLAEVRRRVVLSDVDGYLFAGSLRETLAAHRDDDAITAALEIAAGEDVLASGLSSTVDAKGWSLSGGQRQRLRLARAVLADADVLLLVDPAAAVDAHTESLIADRLRAARRGRTTVVVSTSPLFLAKADRVAFLSDGRVVAAGSHAELLGREAGYRSLVARGGEV